ATCCGTGCGGACCTCTTCGACGTGGGTTCGCTCGCTCGGGCCGCGGAAGGTGCCGACGTGATCGTGCGCGCGGCCACCGCAATTCCCCCGGGTGCCCGATGGCGGGGAAGGGACTGGGCCACGAACGACCGCATTCGTAGGGAGGGGACGCAGGCCCTGACGGCGTGTACGGCACGGGTTCACGCCAAACTCTACGTCCAGGAAAGCATCGTCTGGGCGGCTCGGCCTCCGGACGGTTCCGAGTTCGACGAGACGTCCCCGGCGAGTCCGGGCCTCTGGTTCGCGTCCGCGATCGACGCCGAGCGAATCGCGCGCGAGGCGGGAATCCGAGGTGGCTTCCGGGTCGCCACCCTCCGGTTCGGCGGCTTCTACAGTTCGGACTCGAGTCAGACCCGTTTCATGGGCGAACGGCTCGCGCGCCGGAGGCTGCCGATTCTGGGCCGGGGGAACGCCGTCTGGTCGAACCTACACGTGGACGACGCAGCGACCGCGCTCGTCGGTGCGATCGGGGCGAACCAGGACGGTCTGTGGCACGTCGTGGATGACCGGCCGGTGCGCACGTCCGAGTTCTTCACGACGTTCGCACGGCTTCTCGGGGCGCCCGAACCCCGACGCCTCCCGACATGGATCGCCCGGCTCGCCGTCGGAGGCGGGACGGTCCGCTTCCTGACGGCCTCGACGCGGACCTCGAACGCGAGGATCAGGAAGGACCTCGACTGGGTGCCGCACTATCCCACGTGCGAGGAGGGACTCCGCCAGGTGGTCGACGCGTGGAAGGCGGAGGGATTCCCGGGGCTCTCGGAGGCACGGGTCAGAACTCCTTCGGGAGCTCCTGGGCGACCTTGATGAGCCGATTCCACTGGCCCATCATGCCCATGACCTTGGGCATGGAGCCGCGGAACTTGACCTTGCCCGTCATGACGAGGGACTGGAAGTCCTTCTCGCCCTTGCCCAGAATGACCCAGGACTCGTAGGGCCCCTCGAACTTGAAGTCCGCGGGCATGTCGGGGGCCGACTCGCTCACCGCGACCTTGCCGCCTACCACATCCAAGAAGAAGGACTTCGAGCGGTCCGTGATCGTGATCACCGTTTTGAAGGTCGAGTTCGATGCCTTCTTCATCCACTCCGCGTCCGTGTTCAGCGCGCTCGCGAGCGCGTCGAAGAACTCCTTGGAGAAATACTGTGCCACGGGAAGACCCCGCCAGGCGAACGCGCACGTGCGACAAATACGCTTCGGGCCGCCGTCGGTGCGCGGGAAAGGTTATACGAAGCAGGCACGCTCCGCGCCCCGGTGCGTGGGTAGCCAAGCCTGGTCAAAGGCGAGGGACTCAAGATCCCTTCCCGAAGGGGTTCCCAGGTTCGAATCCTGGCCCACGCATCCGCCCAGCGTGCTCTGCGAGGCAGAGATTCCAAGGTGCGAAAGCGT
This portion of the Thermoplasmata archaeon genome encodes:
- a CDS encoding NAD(P)-dependent oxidoreductase translates to MKVFIAGATGVLGRRVVPLLRDRGHDVVGLSRGSEIDTTLRSLGAQPIRADLFDVGSLARAAEGADVIVRAATAIPPGARWRGRDWATNDRIRREGTQALTACTARVHAKLYVQESIVWAARPPDGSEFDETSPASPGLWFASAIDAERIAREAGIRGGFRVATLRFGGFYSSDSSQTRFMGERLARRRLPILGRGNAVWSNLHVDDAATALVGAIGANQDGLWHVVDDRPVRTSEFFTTFARLLGAPEPRRLPTWIARLAVGGGTVRFLTASTRTSNARIRKDLDWVPHYPTCEEGLRQVVDAWKAEGFPGLSEARVRTPSGAPGRP
- a CDS encoding SCP2 sterol-binding domain-containing protein, coding for MAQYFSKEFFDALASALNTDAEWMKKASNSTFKTVITITDRSKSFFLDVVGGKVAVSESAPDMPADFKFEGPYESWVILGKGEKDFQSLVMTGKVKFRGSMPKVMGMMGQWNRLIKVAQELPKEF